One window from the genome of Cucumis melo cultivar AY chromosome 10, USDA_Cmelo_AY_1.0, whole genome shotgun sequence encodes:
- the LOC107992098 gene encoding secreted RxLR effector protein 161-like, which yields MENASPCNTPMDANLKLCKDDIGEAVDPSLYRSLVGSLMYLTTTRPDILFAVSMLSRFMTNPKRSHWEAGKRVLRYILGTINFGIYYKKVSESVLFGFCDSDWGGNVDDHRSTSGYVFSMGSGVFSWTSKKQFVVALSTIEAEYISLAAAGSLSKNPVFHGRSKHIRIKYHFIRDLVKDGEVIVKYCKTQDQVADIFTG from the exons ATGGAAAATGCTTCACCTTGCAACACTCCCATGGATGCAAATTTGAAATTGTGCAAGGATGATATTGGAGAAGCAGTCGATCCAAGTTTATATCGAAGCTTAGTTGGAAGCTTAATGTATTTGACAACaacaagacctgatattttaTTTGCTGTAAGTATGTTAAGCAGATTTATGACAAACCCGAAAAGAAGTCATTGGGAAGCAGGAAAAAGAGTTCTTCGTTACATTCTTGGCACCattaattttggaatttattacaAGAAAGTTTCAGAATCAGTGTTGTTTGGTTTTTGTGATAGTGACTGGGGTGGTAATGTGGATGATCATAGAAGTACATCTGGTTATGTTTTTAGTATGGGTTCAGGTGTTTTTtcatggacttcaaagaaacaaTTTGTTGTTGCCCTTTCTACAATCGAAGCAGAATATATCTCGTTAGCTGCAGCTGGAT CATTATCAAAGAATCCAGTTTTCCATGGAAGAAGCAAGCATATTAGAATCAAATACCATTTTATCAGAGACTTGGTTAAAGATGGAGAAGTGATAGTAAAATATTGCAAGACTCAAGATCAAGTGGCTGATATTTTTACAGGCTGA
- the LOC103502554 gene encoding NADPH-dependent pterin aldehyde reductase-like, with product MAELPSSNESSPQVGLGSRKVLITGVSKGLGRALALELASRGHTIIGCSRDQTKLDSLQAQLSNLSSTKHLLCNLDVRSNTEVEEFARATVENELVPNIIVNNAGLINRNGKMWELDAHEFDNVIDTNVKGIANVMRHFIPLMISSNKGIIINMSSMAGRDSHELIAPYCASKWGVEGLSKAIAKEVPEGMGIVSLDPGLIYTDMLLSCLPDFAPNYQSPQHWASKAATMILNLTALHNGASLTVEDPGTLPNP from the exons ATGGCGGAATTACCAAGTTCCAATGAGTCGTCTCCACAGGTGGGCTTGGGTTCTCGTAAGGTGTTGATCACCGGAGTTAGCAAGGGATTAGGAAGAGCCTTAGCGTTGGAGCTGGCTAGCCGTGGCCACACCATCATCGGTTGTTCACGGGATCAAACTAAACTTGATTCTCTTCAGGCTCAGCTTTCTAATCTTTCTTCCACAAAGCATTTACTCTGCAACCTTGATGTG AGATCGAACACCGAGGTTGAGGAGTTTGCACGAGCTACGGTGGAAAATGAATTAGTTCCAAATATCATTG TGAATAACGCAGGTTTGATCAATAGAAATGGTAAAATGTGGGAATTGGACGCACATGAATTTGATAATGTGATTGATACCAATGTCAAAGGAATAGCAAATGTAATGCGTCATTTCATTCCGCTTATGATTTCTTCCAACAAAGGGATTATCATCAACATGTCTTCTATGGCTGGGAGAGATTCGCATGAATTG ATAGCGCCCTATTGTGCATCAAAGTGGGGAGTTGAAGGACTAAGCAAAGCAATAGCAAAAGAAGTGCCTGAGGGAATGGGAATTGTGAGCTTAGATCCAGGCTTGATATATACTGATATGCTCCTTTCATGTCTTCCTGATTTTGCTCCCAACTATCAATCACCCCAACATTG GGCATCCAAAGCAGCGACAATGATTCTTAATCTTACTGCACTACACAATGGAGCATCTCTCACTGTTGAAGATCCAGGCACTTTGCCCAATCCTTGA